From the Brassica napus cultivar Da-Ae chromosome A8, Da-Ae, whole genome shotgun sequence genome, one window contains:
- the LOC106390587 gene encoding alkane hydroxylase MAH1, which translates to MAMISLLEITVSFLCFSFFFGYFFIMKKPHRSFPTNWPFLGMLPGLLVEIPRVYDYITEFLEASNLTFLFKGPCFVGVNMLFTVDPANIHHIMSSNFTNYPKGSEFKKIFDVLGDGIFNADFDLWMDLRKSAQSMMSRPEFQRFTLRTNMRKLEKGLVPILDHFAEKKLVLDLQDVFQRFTFDTTFVLATGIDPGCLSIEMPEIEFARALDEAMEVIFFRHIKPEIVCKIQRLLGFGDELKMKIAHSTLDRICSKCIASKRDEITRGVTSIDSSSKDLLMSYMDVDTTKYKSLNPDDDKFLRDMILSFMIAGRDTTGSALTWFFWLLTKNPEVTTKIRQEINTKISPRTNNDSDHFSSQELNKLVYLHGALCEALRLYPPVPFQHKSPTKPDVLPSGHKVEPSTKIVFCLYSLGRMKSVWGEDASDFKPERWNSETGSSIHVPSFKFLSFNAGPRTCLGKEVAMTQMKTVAVKIIQNYEIKIVEGHTIEPVPSVILRMKQGLKVMVTKRSNLV; encoded by the coding sequence ATGGCTATGATAAGCTTACTTGAAATCACAGTTTCTTTCCTttgtttctccttcttctttggatATTTCTTTATTATGAAGAAACCTCACCGTTCGTTTCCCACGAACTGGCCATTCCTCGGTATGCTTCCGGGCCTACTTGTAGAGATCCCTCGTGTGTACGACTATATAACCGAGTTTCTCGAAGCCTCAAACTTAACTTTTCTTTTCAAAGGCCCATGTTTCGTTGGCGTCAACATGTTGTTCACTGTAGATCCGGCTAATATTCATCATATCATGAGCTCAAACTTCACAAACTACCCAAAAGGATCCGAGTTCAAGAAGATATTCGATGTTTTGGGAGATGGGATTTTCAACGCGGATTTCGATCTATGGATGGATCTGAGGAAGTCAGCTCAAAGCATGATGAGTCGCCCGGAGTTTCAAAGGTTTACACTAAGAACAAACATGAGAAAGCTAGAGAAAGGGCTTGTCCCAATTCTTGATCACTTTGCTGAGAAGAAACTAGTCCTTGATTTACAGGATGTGTTCCAAAGATTCACCTTCGACACTACCTTTGTTTTAGCGACCGGGATTGATCCGGGTTGTCTCTCGATTGAAATGCCAGAAATCGAGTTTGCTAGAGCTTTAGATGAAGCAATGGAAGTGATATTTTTCAGACATATCAAGCCGGAGATTGTTTGCAAGATACAAAGGTTGCTTGGGTTTGGAGATGAGTTGAAGATGAAAATTGCTCACTCGACTTTAGATCGAATTTGCTCTAAGTGCATAGCTTCAAAGAGAGATGAAATAACACGTGGCGTTACTAGCATCGACTCTTCTTCTAAAGATTTGTTGATGTCTTACATGGATGTAGACACCACCAAGTACAAGTCGTTGAATCCAGATGATGACAAGTTCCTCAGAGACATGATTCTAAGCTTCATGATAGCAGGTAGGGACACCACAGGCTCTGCTCTCACTTGGTTCTTCTGGCTTCTCACCAAGAATCCGGAAGTAACGACCAAGATTCGTCAAGAAATCAACACAAAAATATCTCCAAGAACCAATAATGATTCTGATCATTTCTCTTCACAAGAACTAAACAAGTTGGTGTATCTACATGGCGCCTTGTGTGAAGCCCTCAGGCTATATCCACCGGTTCCATTTCAGCACAAGTCTCCTACAAAACCCGACGTTCTTCCAAGCGGACACAAAGTCGAGCCAAGTACGAAGATTGTGTTTTGTCTCTACTCACTAGGGAGAATGAAATCGGTATGGGGAGAAGATGCATCAGACTTTAAACCAGAGAGATGGAATTCGGAAACTGGAAGTTCGATACATGTGCCATCTTTTAAGTTCTTATCGTTCAATGCCGGTCCACGAACTTGTTTGGGGAAAGAAGTGGCTATGACGCAGATGAAGACAGTGGCTGTGAAAATCATACAAAACTATGAGATAAAGATCGTTGAAGGACACACGATTGAGCCAGTTCCTTCTGTTATTCTTCGCATGAAACAAGGCCTTAAAGTCATGGTCACTAAGAGATCTAATTTGGTCTAA